The following coding sequences lie in one Spinacia oleracea cultivar Varoflay chromosome 1, BTI_SOV_V1, whole genome shotgun sequence genomic window:
- the LOC130466266 gene encoding uncharacterized protein, with the protein MDNDGKIDPASPYYLSSGDQPGIIITHVLLRGGNNYMAWARAMQLSLQSRRKFVFVNGTITQPTEKKKQLDWVTVNSMLVSWMLRSMESKIAASIPFHDNANYLAKKYGIANGPRLQQLRGDIVTCKQGKGMSMEDYYTTLMGLYDDLVQFKPLRACECGNCSCNMAGKVEEDRDEEILHQFLIGVDDELYATVRTNLLSRVPLPTLDEAYLAFEQEERSRDIAHSHAVKEQVQTQSIFAVQADHPKGRTERPDKSQLTCTHCKRDGHDNSTCFKLHGYPEWYEEMRARRTRGGPVRSSSVPGVVARGRAAPARANAISGSVAGESSVPSGAAGSSIPVANMEYSPAQVQAILTLLNNNNTSSQLDKMTGPTFGAPDWSR; encoded by the exons ATGGACAACGACGGTAAAATCGATCCCGCTTCTCCATATTACCTGAGTTCTGGAGATCAACCGGGGATTATTATCACTCATGTATTGTTACGGGGTGGGAATAACTACATGGCGTGGGCTCGGGCTATGCAACTCTCGCTACAGTCACGCCGAAAATTTGTGTTTGTTAATGGAACAATCACACAACCTACGGAGAAAAAGAAGCAACTTGATTGGGTCACGGTTAATTCTATGCTTGTCTCATGGATGTTGAGGAGTATGGAGTCCAAAATCGCTGCATCTATTCCCTTTCATGATAATGCTAATTACTTAGCCAAGAAATATGGCATTGCAAACGGACCTCGACTACAGCAGCTTCGTGGCGATATTGTGACGTGCAAGCAAGGCAAGGGCATGTCCATGGAAGACTATTACACAACTCTTATGGGTTTGTATGACGACTTGGTTCAATTCAAACCGTTACGTGCTTGTGAATGTGGAAATTGTTCCTGTAATATGGCTGGGAAGGTTGAGGAGGATCGAGACGAAGAGATTTTGCATCAATTTTTGATTGGGGTTGATGATGAACTCTATGCTACAGTACGCACTAACCTCCTTTCTAGGGTCCCTTTACCAACATTAGATGAAGCATACCTAGCATTTGAACAAGAGGAGCGCTCTAGGGATATTGCACACTCTCACGCGGTGAAGGAACAGGTTCAAACACAATCAATCTTCGCTGTACAAGCTGACCATCCCAAGGGTCGTACTGAGAGGCCCGACAAGTCACAACTGACTTGTACTCATTGCAAGCGTGACGGTCATGACAATAGTACATGCTTCAAACTTCATGGCTACCCGGAGTGGTACGAAGAAATGCGGGCTCGTCGTACTCGGGGAGGTCCTGTTCGGTCTAGTTCAGTTCCCGGGGTAGTAGCTCGTGGTCGTGCTGCTCCAGCTAGAGCGAATGCCATCTCTGGCAGTGTTGCAGGGGAGAGTAGCGTCCCTTCGGGTGCAGCAGGCAGCAGTATTCCAGTAGCTAATATGGAATATTCCCCTGCTCAAGTTCAAGCTATTTTAACCCtccttaataataataatactagtTCACAATTGGATAAAATGACAG GACCAACGTTCGGGGCTCCTGATTGGAGCCGGTGA